In a single window of the Streptomyces sp. HUAS ZL42 genome:
- a CDS encoding winged helix-turn-helix transcriptional regulator: protein MTTMKAAQKRAQAKVEYNAFLAACPSRQLLDRISDKWVVLILCALGGDNGSGRPGAAHADAPKAMRYSEISRLLAGVSQKMLTQTLRSLEQDGLLTRTVTPTVPVTVSYELTDLGLSLHHMTRGLRNWAQTHMAQVLANRENYDVRTP from the coding sequence GTGACGACGATGAAGGCGGCCCAGAAGAGGGCTCAGGCCAAGGTGGAGTACAACGCGTTCCTGGCAGCATGCCCCAGCCGTCAGCTGCTCGACCGAATCTCGGACAAGTGGGTCGTCCTGATCCTGTGTGCGCTGGGCGGCGACAACGGTTCCGGCCGGCCTGGTGCAGCACACGCAGACGCTCCGAAGGCGATGCGTTACTCCGAGATCTCTCGTCTTCTGGCCGGGGTCAGCCAGAAGATGCTGACCCAGACACTACGGTCGCTGGAGCAAGATGGATTGCTCACCCGCACCGTGACGCCAACTGTCCCTGTCACCGTCTCCTACGAGCTGACCGACCTCGGCCTCTCGCTCCACCACATGACGCGCGGGCTCAGGAACTGGGCGCAGACACACATGGCCCAGGTCCTCGCAAACCGCGAGAACTACGACGTTCGCACCCCCTGA
- a CDS encoding RICIN domain-containing protein, whose translation MPLPDLPLNRRRFLTTAALAAGAAALPGFVFASQAAAAVPPQVTLPDRGIWDNATASAWTDGFLSGNGEYGAVYHGAPTLEKMIFNHHRFVLPNGSRSVMPPVISPYLETARDQALAGDYSGASTTFAHGWSLRWTQSFHPGYELQLSTPGMTTVNDFARITDFRTGEITHTWTDQYGTWKRHVFVSRADQVIVHELLPATGRTVDTTISVNTALAGVPTRVSFSTTATVTSGDGYLNLRGTYPSGGAYGYEGVTRVVVSGSGSSVTADGQTLVVAKATKVLLLTKLGRYETSTGWNSRPLQTALAALTADYATLLGRHAPKHQAMYDRSSIDLDVSAADRRLATSELIARQNSNASVIDVALLERMYDSGRYLFISSSGVLPPRLTGIWTGTWNGSWADDFTTDANINLQVAGGNILDLTDAMQGYFDLILGQLQHWRDNATNLYAARGFLAPSRTDGEYGHMLHFNSGSFPGEAWTGGADWLLYPLLEYYQVTGDSVFLKNKLGPALMELALFYEDFLTRTDSSGKAVFVPSYSMENTPLSTGQAFSINATGDIMAGRHALQAAIDAANTLGLEQGSGQGVQRWTALLAKLPDYTVNSDGALAEWSWPGLTDRYNHRHVQHLYGAWPLHEINPEDKPDLVKYARTALDKRVDQNYSAHGSLHRALARARLKDGPGVYGNLLKIYGKNMVWRSLMTSHNPNLDIYNCDAANTIPAVLGEALVYTRPGVLEILPALPDQLTKGTINGVRGRNRITIQSLSWDTAARTATVTLTSDTDQNITFICRRGITSISTGATVTTSSLGNHARIVSLTAGTSTTITIGLLTGPFKLVNRKSGKVMDVSGSSTSDGGPVIQYTWSGSANQQWKLLPEHDGSYRLSNVNSGKVLDVPGSSTSAGTALDQWSDTNDTIQWWKLVPAATSGYYRLVNVRSGLCADVQSGSTADGAKVIQWPANGGSNQEWQPVGL comes from the coding sequence ATGCCACTGCCCGACCTTCCCCTCAACCGTCGGCGTTTCCTCACCACGGCCGCCCTCGCCGCCGGCGCCGCGGCCCTGCCCGGCTTCGTCTTCGCCTCCCAGGCCGCCGCGGCCGTACCGCCCCAGGTCACCCTGCCCGACCGCGGCATCTGGGACAACGCCACCGCCTCCGCCTGGACCGACGGGTTCCTGAGCGGAAACGGCGAGTACGGGGCCGTCTACCACGGGGCGCCGACGCTCGAGAAGATGATCTTCAATCATCACCGGTTCGTGCTGCCCAACGGCAGCCGGAGCGTCATGCCCCCCGTGATCTCGCCGTATCTCGAGACCGCCCGGGACCAGGCGCTGGCCGGCGACTACTCCGGTGCCTCCACGACCTTCGCCCACGGCTGGAGCCTGCGCTGGACCCAGAGCTTCCACCCCGGCTACGAACTCCAGCTCAGCACCCCGGGCATGACCACCGTCAACGACTTCGCCCGCATCACCGACTTCCGCACCGGCGAGATCACCCACACCTGGACCGACCAGTACGGCACCTGGAAGCGCCACGTCTTCGTCTCCCGCGCCGACCAGGTCATCGTCCACGAGCTGCTGCCTGCCACCGGCCGCACCGTGGACACCACCATCAGCGTCAACACCGCTCTCGCGGGCGTGCCGACCAGAGTGTCCTTCTCCACCACCGCCACCGTCACCAGCGGCGACGGCTACCTGAACCTGCGCGGCACCTACCCCTCCGGCGGTGCCTACGGCTACGAGGGCGTCACCCGCGTCGTGGTCTCCGGCAGCGGCTCCTCCGTCACCGCCGACGGACAGACCCTGGTGGTCGCCAAGGCCACCAAGGTGCTGCTGCTGACCAAGCTCGGCCGCTACGAGACCTCCACCGGCTGGAACAGCCGGCCCCTGCAGACCGCCCTCGCCGCGCTGACGGCCGACTACGCCACCCTCCTGGGCCGCCACGCACCGAAGCACCAGGCCATGTACGACCGCTCCAGCATCGACCTCGACGTCTCCGCCGCCGACCGCCGGCTGGCCACCAGCGAGCTCATAGCCCGCCAGAACAGCAACGCGTCCGTCATCGACGTCGCACTGCTGGAGCGGATGTACGACTCCGGCCGCTATCTCTTCATCAGTTCCAGTGGTGTCCTGCCACCACGCCTGACCGGCATCTGGACGGGCACCTGGAACGGCTCCTGGGCCGACGACTTCACCACCGACGCCAACATCAACCTGCAGGTCGCCGGCGGCAACATCCTCGACCTCACCGACGCCATGCAGGGCTACTTCGACCTGATCCTCGGACAGCTGCAGCACTGGCGCGACAACGCCACCAACCTCTACGCCGCCCGCGGCTTCCTCGCCCCGTCCCGGACCGACGGCGAGTACGGGCACATGCTGCACTTCAACAGCGGCAGCTTCCCCGGCGAGGCCTGGACCGGCGGCGCCGACTGGCTGCTCTACCCGCTTCTGGAGTACTACCAGGTCACCGGCGACAGCGTCTTCCTGAAGAACAAGCTCGGCCCGGCCCTGATGGAACTGGCCCTGTTCTACGAGGACTTCCTCACCCGCACCGACTCCAGCGGCAAGGCCGTCTTCGTCCCCTCCTACTCCATGGAGAACACCCCGCTCAGCACCGGCCAGGCGTTCTCCATCAACGCCACCGGCGACATCATGGCCGGCCGGCACGCCCTCCAGGCCGCGATCGACGCGGCCAACACCCTCGGCCTGGAGCAGGGCAGCGGCCAGGGCGTGCAACGCTGGACCGCCCTGCTCGCGAAGCTGCCCGACTACACCGTCAACAGCGACGGGGCGCTCGCCGAGTGGTCCTGGCCGGGCCTGACCGACCGCTACAACCACCGGCACGTCCAGCACCTGTACGGCGCCTGGCCGCTGCACGAGATCAACCCCGAGGACAAGCCCGACCTGGTCAAGTACGCCCGCACGGCCCTGGACAAGCGAGTCGACCAGAATTATTCCGCCCACGGCAGCCTCCACCGGGCGCTGGCCCGCGCCCGCCTGAAGGACGGCCCCGGCGTCTACGGCAACCTGCTGAAGATCTACGGCAAGAACATGGTGTGGCGGAGTCTGATGACCTCCCACAACCCCAACCTGGACATCTACAACTGCGACGCCGCCAACACCATCCCCGCCGTCCTCGGCGAAGCACTCGTCTACACCCGCCCCGGTGTCCTTGAGATCCTCCCCGCCCTGCCCGATCAGCTCACGAAGGGCACCATCAACGGCGTCCGCGGCCGCAACCGCATCACCATCCAGTCGCTGTCCTGGGACACGGCGGCCCGCACGGCCACCGTCACGCTCACCTCCGACACCGACCAGAACATCACCTTCATCTGCCGGCGCGGCATCACATCCATCAGCACCGGCGCGACGGTCACCACGTCGTCGCTGGGCAACCACGCCCGCATCGTGTCGCTGACCGCAGGAACGAGCACCACGATCACGATCGGCCTGCTGACCGGCCCCTTCAAGCTGGTCAACCGCAAGAGCGGCAAGGTCATGGACGTCTCCGGCTCCTCCACCTCCGACGGCGGGCCCGTCATCCAGTACACGTGGTCCGGCAGCGCCAACCAACAGTGGAAGCTGCTCCCCGAGCACGACGGGTCCTACCGCCTGTCCAACGTCAACAGCGGCAAGGTGCTCGACGTCCCGGGCAGCTCCACCAGCGCCGGCACAGCCCTGGACCAGTGGTCGGACACCAACGACACCATCCAGTGGTGGAAGCTCGTTCCAGCGGCCACCAGCGGCTACTACCGCCTCGTCAACGTCAGAAGCGGGCTGTGCGCGGACGTGCAGAGTGGATCCACCGCCGACGGCGCCAAGGTCATCCAGTGGCCCGCCAACGGCGGCTCCAACCAGGAATGGCAGCCAGTGGGGCTGTGA
- a CDS encoding glycoside hydrolase family 2 TIM barrel-domain containing protein: MNVLDPNAYVEDRSPGTGRLRPRAAFASDLPTIALDGNWRFRLASGLDDLTGDFAAPDFDDTAWDLLAVPSCWQMSGLPGEPRYGAPAYTNILYPFPVDPPRVPRENPTGEYRRVFEVPDGFPASAAVLRFEGVDSAFAVWLNGIRLGDGKGSRLTTEFDVSAGLRPGRNVLAVRVHQWSSGSYLEDQDMWWLSGIFRSVSVAARGVEDFFVHTAYDHTTGQGTLAVDVTAPTQVSLSVPELGISAADPAGPHLIDGIEPWSDERPRLYTGELVSEAGERIPLRIGFRTVAVVDGVLTANGRPISLRGVNRHEWHPLTGRTLTEDTMVTDVLLMKQHNINAVRTSHYPPDHRFLDLCDEHGLWVFCEGDLETHGFEPGGWRRNPSDDPAWREAYLDRAARLVERDKNHPSVIVWSLGNESGTGANLAAVAARIRQRDDSRLIHYEGDYASCAYVDLYSRMYIGVDELAAVGRGQEAPTADPADDAHRRDLPAVLCEYGHAMGTGPGGLSEYQQVIEAHPRLAGGFIWEWIDHGIARLTGQQDPHSYYAYGGDFGEEVHDGNFVADGLLFPDRTPSPGLVEFKKVIEPVRIHIAPATRQFSVHNLHHVRDSGYLDFRWTVEDGGEPVGSGDLKVPTTAPGATTTVEWPAEVAASLDAARENGSGDEVWMTVTAELAADETWARAGHEIAWAQGLVVAPAASPVPSTPAPAIAHDGDITLGPARFDARSGVLIRLGDLELDGPRLDIWRAPIDNDLLNAFGQPQITDWLAAGLNRMRHEVLRVEPDALGLTVTARLAAAGSSSALGVVYRWTVGDGPDAGRALLRLECAVTPDGAWSVPLPRLGIAMSLPGTDAEVEWFGLGPGETYRDSRSAARVGRYRSTVSAMQTPYVRPQENGNRHQVRRTRITTADGTLLITGDPVIDLTVRPWSTAALAAAAHQHDLVGDGRLHLHLDHAHHGLGSAACGPGPSASDVLAAVPTVFRVEFSTGR; this comes from the coding sequence ATGAACGTCCTCGACCCCAACGCCTACGTCGAAGACCGGTCGCCGGGCACCGGACGGCTGCGGCCGCGCGCCGCGTTCGCTTCCGACCTGCCCACGATCGCGCTCGACGGCAACTGGAGATTCCGACTGGCGTCGGGGCTGGACGACCTCACCGGGGACTTCGCCGCACCGGACTTCGACGACACCGCCTGGGACCTGCTCGCCGTGCCGTCCTGCTGGCAGATGAGCGGCCTGCCCGGCGAGCCGCGCTACGGTGCCCCCGCCTACACCAACATCCTGTACCCGTTCCCGGTCGACCCGCCGCGGGTGCCCCGTGAGAACCCGACCGGTGAGTACCGTCGCGTGTTCGAGGTTCCGGACGGGTTCCCGGCATCGGCCGCGGTGCTCCGGTTCGAGGGCGTCGACTCGGCGTTCGCGGTGTGGCTCAACGGGATCCGGCTCGGCGACGGCAAGGGCAGCCGCCTGACCACCGAGTTCGACGTCTCCGCCGGTCTGCGGCCCGGCCGGAACGTACTCGCGGTCCGCGTGCACCAATGGTCGTCCGGCAGCTACCTGGAGGACCAGGACATGTGGTGGCTGTCCGGGATCTTCCGGTCGGTGTCCGTGGCCGCCCGCGGTGTCGAGGACTTCTTCGTCCACACCGCCTACGACCACACCACGGGCCAGGGCACCCTGGCCGTCGACGTCACCGCCCCCACCCAGGTGTCCCTGTCGGTTCCCGAGCTCGGCATCTCCGCCGCCGATCCGGCCGGCCCGCACCTGATCGACGGCATCGAGCCCTGGTCGGACGAGCGGCCGCGCCTGTACACGGGGGAACTGGTCTCCGAAGCCGGGGAGCGGATACCGCTGCGCATCGGCTTCCGCACCGTGGCCGTCGTGGACGGCGTGCTGACCGCGAACGGCAGGCCGATCTCGCTGCGGGGCGTCAACCGCCACGAATGGCATCCGCTGACGGGGCGGACCCTGACCGAGGACACCATGGTGACCGACGTGCTGCTCATGAAGCAGCACAACATCAACGCGGTGCGCACCAGCCACTACCCACCCGACCACCGTTTCCTGGACCTGTGCGACGAGCACGGCCTGTGGGTGTTCTGCGAGGGCGACCTCGAGACGCACGGCTTCGAACCCGGCGGCTGGCGGCGCAACCCCAGCGACGACCCCGCGTGGCGCGAGGCGTACCTGGACCGGGCCGCGCGGCTGGTGGAGCGCGACAAGAACCACCCCTCGGTCATCGTCTGGTCGCTGGGCAACGAGTCCGGCACCGGAGCCAACCTGGCCGCCGTGGCCGCCCGGATCCGGCAGCGCGACGACAGCCGCCTGATCCACTACGAGGGCGACTACGCGAGCTGCGCGTACGTCGACCTGTACTCCCGCATGTACATCGGTGTGGACGAGCTGGCCGCCGTGGGACGCGGCCAGGAGGCACCGACGGCCGATCCGGCCGACGACGCACACCGCCGCGACCTGCCCGCCGTGCTGTGCGAGTACGGACACGCCATGGGCACCGGACCCGGCGGGCTGTCCGAGTACCAGCAGGTCATCGAGGCACATCCGCGCCTGGCCGGTGGATTCATCTGGGAGTGGATCGACCACGGGATCGCCCGGCTCACCGGGCAGCAGGACCCCCACTCGTACTACGCCTACGGCGGCGACTTCGGCGAGGAGGTCCACGACGGCAATTTCGTCGCCGACGGGCTGCTCTTTCCCGACCGCACGCCGTCGCCTGGTCTGGTCGAGTTCAAGAAGGTCATCGAGCCGGTCCGGATCCACATCGCCCCGGCCACTCGGCAGTTCAGCGTGCACAACCTGCACCACGTCCGCGACAGCGGCTACCTGGACTTCCGGTGGACCGTCGAGGACGGCGGCGAGCCGGTGGGCTCCGGCGACCTGAAGGTACCCACGACCGCTCCGGGCGCGACTACCACCGTCGAATGGCCCGCCGAGGTCGCCGCCTCGCTCGATGCGGCCCGCGAGAACGGCTCCGGCGACGAGGTGTGGATGACCGTGACCGCGGAGCTCGCCGCCGACGAGACCTGGGCCCGGGCCGGCCACGAGATCGCCTGGGCGCAGGGGCTGGTCGTGGCTCCCGCCGCCTCGCCGGTCCCGTCCACGCCGGCGCCGGCGATCGCCCACGACGGGGACATCACCCTGGGCCCCGCGCGGTTCGACGCCCGCAGCGGGGTGCTGATCCGGCTCGGCGACCTGGAGCTCGACGGACCCAGGCTGGACATCTGGCGTGCCCCGATCGACAACGACCTGCTCAACGCCTTCGGCCAGCCGCAGATCACCGACTGGCTCGCCGCCGGACTGAACCGGATGCGCCATGAGGTTCTGCGCGTCGAGCCCGACGCACTAGGGCTCACGGTCACCGCCCGGCTCGCCGCCGCCGGATCCTCCTCCGCGCTCGGCGTGGTCTACCGCTGGACGGTCGGCGACGGACCGGACGCGGGCCGGGCCCTGCTCCGGCTGGAATGCGCCGTCACCCCTGACGGCGCATGGTCGGTGCCGCTGCCCCGGCTGGGGATCGCGATGTCGCTGCCCGGCACCGACGCCGAGGTCGAGTGGTTCGGCCTGGGTCCCGGCGAGACGTACCGCGACTCCCGTAGCGCCGCTCGCGTCGGCCGTTATCGGTCGACGGTGTCGGCGATGCAGACCCCGTATGTGCGCCCGCAGGAGAACGGCAACCGCCACCAAGTCCGCCGCACCCGGATCACCACCGCGGACGGCACCCTGCTCATCACGGGCGACCCGGTCATCGACCTGACCGTGCGTCCTTGGAGCACTGCGGCCCTGGCTGCCGCGGCCCACCAGCACGACCTGGTCGGCGACGGCCGACTCCACCTCCACCTCGACCACGCGCACCACGGCCTCGGCAGCGCGGCCTGCGGCCCGGGCCCGTCGGCATCGGACGTCCTGGCCGCGGTCCCGACCGTGTTCCGCGTGGAGTTCAGCACCGGACGGTAG
- a CDS encoding aldo/keto reductase family oxidoreductase has translation MSTPSLSLPGGTWPLGDLTVTRFGYGAMQLAGPWVMGPPADREGALAVLREAVDLGVTHIDTSDAYGPRVTNELIREALHPYPESLRIVTKVGATRDAQGGWPTARRPEDLRRQVHDNLTSLRLDVLDLVNLRLGNAEGPQPGSLAEAFETLVELRQQGLIRHLGVSNATEEQVTEAQSIAPIVCVQNMYNLAHRHDDKLIDRLATDGVAYVPFFPLGGFTPLQSSALSAVAARMKATPMSVALAWLLQRSPNIMLIPGTSSTAHLRENIAGAGLSLSHEDLTELDGIGR, from the coding sequence ATGAGCACACCCTCCCTCTCTCTTCCCGGCGGCACCTGGCCTCTGGGTGACCTGACCGTCACCCGGTTCGGCTACGGCGCCATGCAACTGGCCGGCCCGTGGGTGATGGGGCCGCCGGCCGATCGCGAGGGTGCCCTGGCCGTTCTGCGGGAAGCGGTCGATCTCGGTGTCACCCACATCGACACCAGCGATGCCTACGGGCCGCGGGTCACCAACGAGTTGATCCGCGAGGCACTGCACCCCTATCCCGAGTCGCTGCGCATCGTGACCAAGGTGGGCGCGACCCGCGACGCACAGGGTGGCTGGCCCACGGCCCGGCGTCCCGAAGATCTGCGCCGCCAGGTCCACGACAACCTCACGTCCCTCCGGCTCGACGTACTCGATCTGGTCAACCTCCGACTCGGCAACGCCGAAGGTCCCCAGCCCGGCTCGCTCGCCGAGGCGTTCGAGACGCTCGTCGAACTCCGGCAGCAGGGCCTGATCCGCCACCTCGGGGTCAGCAACGCCACCGAGGAGCAGGTCACCGAGGCACAGAGCATCGCGCCGATCGTGTGCGTGCAGAACATGTACAACCTCGCCCACCGCCACGACGACAAGCTCATCGACCGGCTCGCCACCGACGGCGTCGCGTACGTGCCCTTCTTCCCCCTCGGGGGCTTTACCCCACTGCAGTCCTCCGCGCTCTCGGCGGTCGCCGCTCGAATGAAGGCGACACCGATGTCCGTCGCGCTGGCCTGGCTGCTGCAGCGATCACCGAACATCATGCTCATCCCCGGCACGTCATCGACGGCACACCTGCGCGAGAACATCGCCGGCGCGGGACTCTCCCTCTCCCATGAGGACTTGACCGAACTGGACGGCATCGGCCGCTGA
- a CDS encoding glycosyl hydrolase family 28 protein encodes MNRPAGGDADPNPAPARRRSRVKRFIAAAAGATITAASLMLTGTVPAHAATTVHTYAPTGVGGGTTTSPDVASTKYQVQVAGTPVQAVQYTANRHNFDIARFASDSRTPTITVTLPSTTIDTVNIYPARYYPSGSVSVSADKHTLTFQMSADAGLNQAIVMVNGDSTNATGQPYLAVINDPLEDPARRPNTTSAPDGSGVNLQTGVLNFQEFAAKYLAANPNSAAQKAPAATTSSMAGKTVNGTAIPAGQQTSAGSLVSASSVNVRYPNVRVMAAGDVTYALQAAIDTIKANPTALNTLYFPNGTYVSSGLLVNGLDGSRLKGGKLKIYTDEGALLKNRVQAYMEAFEPAVGIIHSSNIEISGRGVFDGNGVANYNARGIGDSHDAYRSQHQGGVMVMHSSDITFNDTYVRDAKQWNYETHSANRVTFNNIKALTPYGQPWIDGTDFASGQDITANGVFTLGNDDAFASGHYNPSDGFTPLAPGVWNNFQLGTSTPDVQGYVNAVGAHDTVADELGFDNYHWDNQDSKNISVSNTLNWSVGAGNSIRIGWNSYGYRLNNYTFDNFNSVSAPAGGIFTQNSPKPYPRISSIVIKNSSFDTSRYTSGPIRLNGGNGSTQTITADDQATYGLAPNPDGSGTTYTYTKTPISTFKLDNVWFSQQKTNSSPLNGATNVTLNNLRVAGQLVRYTSQFPLTTSGIGTLTTTYTDANGQTQNVKAGALTSGDTWVGAWWGDQTKNNSSDLTLITRNTGVGLMGEQYTTGSGDGKLSYIQFPLNSLTKAPSQATLHLTYVGHRYSSVPSTDTDQLLVQPVSDTTCTGGGTSCPINTMTWQNRPSFTATTSSVAKSATFTLGSTLIPEGGGTHQGNAIDGRDITVDITAFVQNAYAANQSTLLLAVCNAGGTNHELRFVSSEGATGSGKLTNGTAEMAPGVTVTP; translated from the coding sequence ATGAACCGACCGGCCGGCGGCGACGCCGACCCGAACCCCGCCCCGGCGCGACGCAGATCGCGCGTGAAGCGCTTCATCGCGGCCGCTGCCGGCGCCACCATCACGGCGGCGAGCCTCATGCTCACCGGCACCGTCCCCGCACACGCCGCCACCACCGTCCACACGTACGCACCGACGGGAGTGGGAGGCGGTACGACGACGTCCCCGGACGTGGCGTCCACCAAGTACCAGGTGCAAGTCGCCGGAACGCCGGTCCAGGCTGTCCAGTACACCGCGAACCGCCACAACTTCGACATCGCGCGCTTCGCGTCGGACTCCCGGACACCGACGATCACGGTCACGCTGCCCAGCACCACGATCGACACGGTGAACATCTATCCGGCCCGCTACTACCCGTCCGGCAGCGTCTCGGTGAGCGCGGACAAGCACACCCTGACGTTCCAGATGTCAGCCGACGCCGGGTTGAACCAAGCGATCGTGATGGTCAACGGCGACTCGACCAACGCCACGGGACAGCCCTACCTGGCGGTCATCAACGACCCTCTGGAAGACCCGGCGCGGCGCCCGAACACCACGAGCGCACCGGACGGTTCCGGCGTCAACCTGCAGACCGGTGTCCTCAACTTCCAGGAGTTCGCCGCGAAGTACCTCGCGGCGAACCCGAACAGCGCGGCTCAGAAGGCTCCCGCCGCGACGACGAGCTCCATGGCCGGCAAGACCGTCAACGGCACCGCCATCCCCGCCGGTCAGCAAACCTCGGCCGGTAGCCTGGTGAGCGCGAGCAGCGTCAATGTGCGGTACCCGAATGTGCGGGTGATGGCCGCAGGCGACGTCACGTACGCCCTGCAGGCCGCCATCGACACCATCAAAGCCAACCCCACGGCGCTCAACACGCTCTACTTCCCGAACGGCACGTACGTGTCGTCCGGTCTCCTGGTCAACGGTCTGGACGGCAGCAGGCTCAAGGGCGGCAAGCTGAAGATCTACACCGACGAAGGCGCCCTGCTGAAGAACCGCGTCCAGGCGTACATGGAGGCGTTCGAGCCGGCGGTCGGGATCATCCACTCGAGCAACATCGAAATCTCCGGCCGCGGCGTCTTCGACGGCAACGGCGTGGCGAACTACAACGCCCGCGGCATCGGTGACTCACATGACGCCTACCGCAGCCAGCACCAGGGCGGCGTCATGGTCATGCACTCGTCGGACATCACGTTCAACGACACCTACGTGCGCGACGCGAAGCAGTGGAACTATGAGACCCACAGCGCCAACAGGGTGACGTTCAACAACATCAAGGCCCTCACCCCGTACGGCCAGCCATGGATCGACGGGACGGACTTCGCGAGCGGCCAGGACATCACCGCCAACGGCGTCTTCACCCTCGGCAACGACGACGCGTTCGCCTCCGGCCACTACAACCCCAGCGACGGATTCACCCCGCTGGCCCCCGGCGTGTGGAACAACTTCCAGCTCGGCACCTCCACGCCCGACGTCCAGGGCTATGTCAACGCGGTAGGCGCCCACGACACCGTCGCCGACGAGCTCGGGTTCGACAACTACCACTGGGACAACCAGGACTCGAAGAACATCTCGGTCAGCAACACGCTGAACTGGTCCGTCGGTGCCGGCAACTCGATCCGAATCGGATGGAATTCGTACGGATACCGGCTCAACAACTACACGTTCGACAACTTCAACTCCGTGTCGGCGCCGGCCGGCGGCATCTTCACGCAGAACAGCCCCAAACCGTACCCGCGCATCTCGAGCATCGTGATAAAGAACAGCTCGTTCGACACCTCCCGGTACACGTCGGGACCGATCAGGCTCAACGGCGGCAACGGGTCCACCCAGACCATCACCGCCGACGATCAGGCGACCTACGGGCTCGCCCCCAACCCCGACGGGTCGGGCACCACGTACACGTACACCAAGACCCCGATCAGCACCTTCAAACTCGACAACGTGTGGTTCTCGCAGCAGAAGACGAACAGCAGCCCGTTGAACGGCGCCACGAACGTGACGCTGAACAACCTCCGCGTCGCCGGCCAACTCGTCAGATACACCAGCCAGTTCCCGCTGACGACGAGCGGGATCGGCACGCTGACCACCACCTACACGGACGCGAACGGCCAGACCCAGAACGTCAAGGCCGGCGCCCTCACCAGCGGCGACACCTGGGTGGGTGCGTGGTGGGGCGACCAGACCAAGAACAACTCCTCGGACCTGACCCTCATCACCCGCAACACCGGGGTCGGCCTGATGGGCGAGCAGTACACCACAGGATCCGGGGACGGAAAGCTCTCCTACATCCAGTTCCCCCTCAACAGCCTCACCAAGGCACCGAGCCAGGCGACACTCCATCTCACCTACGTCGGCCACCGCTATTCGTCGGTCCCGTCGACTGACACCGACCAACTCCTCGTGCAACCCGTCAGCGACACCACGTGCACCGGCGGCGGCACGTCCTGCCCTATCAACACGATGACCTGGCAGAACCGGCCGAGCTTCACCGCCACGACCTCCTCCGTCGCCAAGTCGGCCACCTTCACCCTTGGTTCGACCCTCATCCCCGAGGGCGGCGGTACCCACCAGGGCAACGCCATCGACGGCCGCGACATCACCGTCGACATCACCGCCTTCGTCCAGAACGCTTACGCGGCCAACCAGTCCACGCTCCTGCTCGCCGTCTGCAACGCGGGGGGCACGAACCACGAGCTCCGCTTCGTCAGCTCGGAAGGCGCCACCGGCTCCGGGAAGCTCACCAACGGGACCGCCGAGATGGCGCCCGGGGTGACCGTGACCCCGTAG
- a CDS encoding LacI family DNA-binding transcriptional regulator: protein MADVAARAGVTKQTVSNVVSGKKVRPETLAKVNKAIAELGYKPNLVARSLRTGSTSTVGLFVPSVANAFYSEVVEEVENLLVGHGYNLLLATTRDDPDYTRAHLENLTARSVDALLVAGDNGVEQQLPMLAEANFPVALFAWEGDPPTTLPVVSIDYQHAGFLAGCHLRDLGHRKVAVIADLPAHTPRVVGLRRAFAADGLDDRMVFACTSDDAAGGFAAACAALEADPELTAIFATHDVLAVGAIEAVVRSGRRVPDDVSVVGFDDIAQVGRIRPALTTVTFPKREMAQQAVELLLRAVDSGRPPTNVVSLLRPTLTIRDSSGPARGDRSAPGTA, encoded by the coding sequence ATGGCGGATGTGGCCGCGAGGGCGGGCGTCACCAAACAGACCGTCTCCAACGTGGTTTCGGGCAAGAAGGTACGGCCGGAGACCCTGGCGAAGGTGAACAAGGCGATCGCCGAACTCGGCTACAAGCCGAACCTGGTGGCGCGCTCACTGCGCACGGGCAGCACGTCGACGGTGGGGCTGTTCGTGCCGTCGGTGGCCAACGCGTTCTATTCGGAGGTGGTCGAGGAGGTGGAGAACCTCCTGGTCGGCCACGGATACAACCTGCTGCTCGCCACGACGCGCGACGATCCCGACTACACCCGGGCCCACCTGGAGAACCTCACTGCCCGCTCGGTGGACGCACTGCTGGTCGCCGGGGACAACGGCGTCGAACAGCAGCTGCCGATGCTCGCCGAGGCCAACTTCCCGGTCGCGCTGTTCGCCTGGGAGGGCGACCCGCCGACCACACTGCCGGTGGTGTCCATCGACTACCAGCACGCAGGGTTTCTGGCCGGGTGCCACCTGCGGGATCTCGGCCACCGGAAGGTCGCGGTGATCGCCGACCTCCCCGCGCACACGCCGCGCGTCGTGGGGTTGCGCCGCGCGTTCGCCGCCGACGGGCTGGACGACCGCATGGTGTTCGCCTGCACCAGCGACGACGCCGCCGGCGGCTTCGCCGCGGCCTGCGCGGCGCTGGAGGCGGATCCGGAGCTGACGGCGATCTTCGCCACCCACGACGTCCTGGCCGTCGGTGCCATAGAAGCGGTGGTCCGGTCCGGGCGGCGGGTTCCCGACGACGTCAGCGTCGTGGGCTTCGACGACATCGCCCAAGTCGGGCGGATCCGACCGGCATTGACCACGGTCACCTTCCCCAAACGCGAGATGGCCCAGCAGGCCGTCGAACTCCTGCTGCGAGCCGTCGATTCCGGCCGGCCGCCGACCAACGTCGTATCGCTGCTGCGCCCGACCCTGACCATCCGGGACAGCAGCGGCCCCGCCCGGGGCGACCGCTCGGCGCCCGGCACCGCCTGA